One Papaver somniferum cultivar HN1 chromosome 10, ASM357369v1, whole genome shotgun sequence genomic window carries:
- the LOC113319316 gene encoding uncharacterized protein LOC113319316 isoform X2 has product MTLSFEPAMRGWRKACRGVIGLDACHLTGEYGGVLMAATALDGQNGLVMLGIMVCRAETKENWIIFLKHLKDAILAHPVKVAFISDRQKGLLEAVGIVFPGHHHRYCWRHLYKNFKKDYKGLELYSSLWNAAKAYKEKHFQQ; this is encoded by the exons ATGACACTCTCATTTGAACCTGCAATGAGGGGTTGGCGAAAAGCATGCAGGGGAGTTATAGGGCTTGATGCCTGCCATCTAACAGGGGAATATGGGGGAGTATTGATGGCTGCAACTGCACTTGATGGACAGAATGGGTTAGTAATGTTAGGAATTATGGTATGCAGAGCTGAAACAAAGGAAaattggatcatttttttgaagcatttgaagGATGCAATATTAGCACATCCAGTGAAAGTGGCTTTCATTTCAGATAGGCAAAAAGGTTTATTGGAAGCTGTTGGTATAGTGTTCCCTGGCCATCACCACAGATACTGTTGGAG ACATTTATACAAAAATTTCAAGAAGGATTACAAGGGTCTTGAATTATACAGTTCTTTATGGAATGCAGCAAAAGCATACAAAGAAAAGCATTTTCAG caatga
- the LOC113319316 gene encoding uncharacterized protein LOC113319316 isoform X1, with product MTLSFEPAMRGWRKACRGVIGLDACHLTGEYGGVLMAATALDGQNGLVMLGIMVCRAETKENWIIFLKHLKDAILAHPVKVAFISDRQKGLLEAVGIVFPGHHHRYCWRHLYKNFKKDYKGLELYSSLWNAAKAYKEKHFQEHFDNIVKQSAAAGAYLSREDPATCNEDFI from the exons ATGACACTCTCATTTGAACCTGCAATGAGGGGTTGGCGAAAAGCATGCAGGGGAGTTATAGGGCTTGATGCCTGCCATCTAACAGGGGAATATGGGGGAGTATTGATGGCTGCAACTGCACTTGATGGACAGAATGGGTTAGTAATGTTAGGAATTATGGTATGCAGAGCTGAAACAAAGGAAaattggatcatttttttgaagcatttgaagGATGCAATATTAGCACATCCAGTGAAAGTGGCTTTCATTTCAGATAGGCAAAAAGGTTTATTGGAAGCTGTTGGTATAGTGTTCCCTGGCCATCACCACAGATACTGTTGGAG ACATTTATACAAAAATTTCAAGAAGGATTACAAGGGTCTTGAATTATACAGTTCTTTATGGAATGCAGCAAAAGCATACAAAGAAAAGCATTTTCAG GAACATTTTGACAATATTGTGAAACAGAGTGCTGCAGCTGGTGCTTATCTCAGTAGAGAAGATCCTGCTACATG caatgaagacttCATCTGA